Genomic DNA from Streptomyces sp. NBC_01571:
CCTCGCCGAGCACCCGCGGCGCCCGCGCCAGCGACGGCCCGTACCAGGTCAGGTGTCGTCCGTCGACGAGGGCACAGGGCACGTCCCCGAAGGCCTCGGGTCCGTCCTCGGCGGTGAAGCGGTACGGCTCGTCGGGCAGTACCACGAGCTCCGGGGCCGCCGCGCGGAGCTCGGCGAGCGGAATACGGGGATAGCGGTCCTCGTGCCGCGCGTACACGTTGTCGACGCCCAGCCGCGCCAGGACGTCCCCGGCGAAGGTGTCCCGGCCGAGGACCATCCAGGGGCGCCGCCAGATCGGCACGACCGCGGCCGTCCGACGCTCCGGGTCGGGCAGCCCGGTCCATACCGACTCCGCCTCGTCGAGCCAGCGGGGCCGGGTGCGCGCACCGCACGCGGTGAGCACCCGGTCCAGTTCGCGGAGCGCTCCCGGCACGTCCCGGACCTCCGTGACCAGCACCTCGATCCCGGCCGCGCGCAGGGCGTCGAGATCGGGGCCGCGGTTCTCCTCCTCGTTGGCCACCACCAGGTCGGGGCGGAGCTCCACGATCCGGTCGACCCGGGGGTTCTTGGTGCCGCCGACACGGACGACGTCGAGGCCCGGCGGATGGCTGCACCAGTCCGTCGCGCCGGCCAGGGCGCCGGGGACGGTGACCGCGACGGCCTCGGTGAGCGAGGGCACGAGCGACACGACCCGTGGTGCGCCGATGCTCGTCGTCCCGGTCACGGGCGCGTCCCCCCTGCCGTGGACAGCGGGTGCGAGGTGGCCGCGGCGTGGTCGAAGACGTGACAGGTGGTCCCGGACATGGCGTCAGTATCGCAGCGGCGCCCGGTCCGGATCGGGGCGCAGGGGTCAGTGCCGGTCAGAGGCGGACCGGTCCGGGCGCTGCACGGCCCGCGCCCCGCGATCGGCCTCCGGCCCGCTCAGCGCCTGCCGAAGCCGTGACGCTCCTCCACCGCCTCGATGTGGTCGGCGACCTCGACCACGATCACCCGGGTGTCCGGCACGGTGGCCCGCCACCGATGGCGCACTCCGCCCGTGAGGTACAGCGTGTCACCGCGCCCCAGACGGTGGGCGCGGCCCTCGGCCTCGACCTCGACGGCACCGTCGGCGACGTACATCAACTTGTCGTTGCGGTGCTGGAGTTCGCGGCCCTCCTCGTGGTCACCGACGAACTCCGTGGCGTGCAACTGGTGGTGACCGCGCACCAGGGGGCGCGTGCGGGCTTCGGAAGCGCAGTCGGCGCCGTCCTCGGCGCGCACGACATCGACACTGCACGCCGGGTCGGCCGCGGCGAGCAGCTCGACGGCCGTGGTGCCCAGCGCGTCGGCGACTCGCTCCAGGGAGCCACGGCTCGGCCTCGCCCGTTCGTTCTCCACCTGGCTGAGGAACGGGACCGACAGGCCGCTGCGCTCGGCCACGACGGCGAGGGTGAGCTCCAGTGCCCGGCGCCGCCGCCGGACTGCCGCGCCCACCCGAAGGGGCTGTTCTTTGTGGTCGCCCATCGCTCCGGCTCCCTCCCACGCGTCGTCGGTCCACTGCTTCGGTCCACGCTTCGGGCCCCTTGCCCCTGAAGAGTTGTTTGCACCCTACGCATGTTCGGCAAACCGTTTCATGCGGCCGTCATATCGCTGTCACGTCAAGGGAGGGCGAGGGTCACAATTCGCGCCAACAGCCGAGTTGCCCCGGCTCCCCCGGCGCCACGGCCACCCCTCGGACGAAAGGGCTGACCAGGAGGGCCGGACGTCCTTCCGGAGTTGCCCGACGTCGCCCTTGACCAGCCGTCAGGACCGCCTGCTCGCCGTGGTGTTCCGCGGACGGTACCGGTCATCTCTGTCACCACGCGCCCCCAGGACTTCAGGGCCCGGTCCGGCCGCGGCGGCGGGCTGCCTGCCGCGACGTGAAGTCAGCACGTGCCGCGTGGAGTTGGCGACAGGTGTCGCGGCGCGCACGGTCGTGGCCGGTCAGCCAGGCCGTGCCGTCGTGAGGAACGACGACGTGCGTACCGCGCCCGGCACGGCGTGAGTCGGTGCGGGACGCGGCGCGGGCGCGGGTCGTCCTCGGGCCGGCCGGGGTCCGGGGCGGGGGCGGCCACGTACGGCGATGTGGTTGTCCGGATCCTGTGTGTACGCGTCGACATACCCGCTCCGGTCGTCCACGGCGCCCCGGCGGGCGGCGGACAGCGCGAGGGGTAGGCCCCGCCGCCCGGCATCTCACGGATGCTCGGCGGCGGGGCCCACCCCTCGGTCGGCCGGGTCCGGTCGGGCTACCGCGGCGCCATCCGGTCCACCACGTCCGGGTGTTCCTTCAGCCAGGCCGCGACGGCGTCCTCCTCGTGGCCCTGGCCGCGCTGCTTGATCTCGCTCTCCAGGGTGCCGAGTTCACCTTCGCTCATCTTGAAGTTCTTGATCCAACGGGCGAGTTGCGGGTACTGCTCCGGGAACTTCTCGCTGGAGATGGTCCGGATCGTGTTGCCCTCGCCGAAGAGCTTCTTGTCGTCCGCGAGCTTGGTGAGCTTGTACTCGCTGTAGGCCCAGTGCGGGGACCACAGGACGACGGCGACGGGCTGCTTCTTGGCGTACGCGCGCTTCAGCTCGGCCAGCATGGCGGGCGTGGAGCCGTCGACGACCTTGTACTCCTTGTCCAGGCCGTAGCCCGGGAGCACCTTCTTCTTGAGCAGGTTCATCTCACCGGTGCCGGGCTCGATGCCGATGATCTTCCCGTCGAAGGTGCCGGCCTTGCCCTTCAGGTCCGCGAGGGACTTGACGCCCTTCACGTAGGACGGCACGGCGATCTCCAGCGAGGTCGGCGCGTACCAGGTGCCCAGGTCCTTCAGGTCGTTCTTGTGCTGGTCCCAGTAGTTCGACTGGGCGTAGGGCAGCCAGGCGTCGAAGTTGAGGTCGAGGTCGCCGGAGGCCAGTCCCGTGTAGACGGGGCCGACGTCCATCTGCTTGAGGTTCAGCTGGTAGCCGCGCCGTGCCAGCACGTTCTTCCAAAGGTAGCTGACGGCGACGTCCTCGTCCCAGGGGAACCAAGCGACGTCCAGCGGACGCTTCGCCTCGGCCGGGGCGGCGGACGCCTTCCCGGTCGGGGCCAGCTTGTCGACGACGCCGGGGTTCTTCTTCAGCCAAGCGCGCACGGCGTCCTGCTGCTTGCCCTTGCCGACCTTGTTGATCTCCGCCTCAAGACCCGTGAGCTGCTTCTCGGTCATCTTGAAGTTCTTCAGCCACCGGCCGACGACCGGGTTGTCCTGAGCGAAGCCCTTGCGGGAGAGCGTGTGCACCCCGTCGCCCTTGCCCCAGGCGCCCTTCGGGTCCTTGAGCTTCTTCAGGTCGTAGTCGCTGTACGCCCAGTGCGGCGACCAGAGGGTGACGACGACCGGCTGCTTCTTGGCGTACGCGCGCTTCAGCTCGGCCAGCATGGCGGGCGTCGAGCTGTCGACGACCTTGTACTCCTTGTCGAGCCCGTACTCCTTGAGCACCTTGCTCTTGAGGAGGCCCATCATCCCGGCGCTGGACTCGATGCCGGTGATCTTCCCGCCGAAGGTCCCGGCCTTGCCCTTGAGGTCCTCCAGCGAGTCGATGCCCTTCATGTACGAGGGCACGCTCAGCTCCAGCGAGGTGGGGCCGTACCAGGAGCCCAGGTCGTCCAGCTGCTTGCCGTACTTCTTCCAGTACTCCGCGTGCGTGGTCGGCAGCCACGAGTCCGTCTCGAAGTCGACGTCGCCCTGGGCCAGGGAGGTGTACAGGGGGCCCGCGTCGAACTGCTTGGTGTCGACGTCGAAGCCGCGCTCCTCCAGGATCTCCTTCCAGAGGAAGGTGGAGGCGACGCCCTCGTCCCACGGGATGTAGCCGATGCTGATCTTCTTGCCCTGGCCGACGTTCTCGCCGTCGGCCGCGGTGGACGTCGAGTCCGTACCGCCGAAGATGCCCATACCGCCCGCGACCAGCGCGAGGACGACGACGCCCACCACCGCGACGGCGGGACGGGGCCGGTAGGACCAGATCCGCAGGCCCTGCGCGGCCCGCAGTTTGGCGGCGGCGCGGCGGCCGAGCGGGGAGACCTGGGTGCCGAGGGCGCCGGTCATCCGGTCGAGGTAGATCGCCAGGATGACGATGGCGACGCCCGCCTCGGAGCCCAGGCCGACGTTCAGCTGGCCGATGGCCTCGTTCACGTCGCCGCCGAGGCCGCCGGTGCCGACCATGCCCGCGATGGCGGCCATGGACAGGCCCAGCATGATGACCTGGTTGACGCCGGCCATGACGGTGGGCAGGGCCAGCGGCAGCTGGATGCGCAGCAAGGTGTCACGGGGGGTGGTGCCGAACGCGTCGGCGGCTTCGACGAGTTCCTTGTCGACCTGCCGGATGCCCAGCTCGGTCATGCGGACGCCGGGCGCCAGCGCGAAGATCAGGGTGGCCACGATGCCGGCGGGGGCACCGGTGCCGAAGAACAGGATCGCCGGGATGAGGTAGATCATCGCGGGCAGGGTCTGCATGAAGTCGAGCACCGGGCGGACGATCCCGCTGACCCGGTCGGAGCGCGCCGCCCAGATGCCCACGGGGACGGAGACGACGAGCGCGATCAGGGTCGCCACGAGGACGAGCGAGAGGGTCACCATCGCGTCCTCCCACAGTTCGAGGGAGTCGATGAAGGCGAATCCCACGAAGGTGAGGACACCCGCGGAGGTGCCGCGCAGCCAGAACGCGATCACCGCGAAGATGCCCGCGAGCAGGAGCGGCTGGGGAGCCTGGAGGACGGCGTTGATGCCGTCGTAGGTGCCCGAGAAGACGGTCTTGAGGAAGTCGAAGAGCCACGCCATGTGGTTCAGCAGCCAGTCGACGACGTCGTTGACCCAGTCACCGAAGGGAATCCTAGGCATCGGCCGTCACCGCCTCGCCTCGGGGCTGCTCACAGCGGCCGGGTGTGTCCTGTTCGTCGCCCAGGAAGGCGACGAGCCTGCGGCGCGGCACGACACCGACCAGTTCGCCCTGGGGGTCGAGCACCGCGACCGGGTGCGTGAGGCGCGCGCTGATCGCGCACAGATCCACGAACGAGGTGTCGGGCAGCGCGGTCTCGCAGTCGCAGTCGGCCTCGTCGCCGTGTACGTCGGTGTCCATGACGGCGCCCGCCGTCAGCACCCGGGAGCGGTCGACGTCCTGGGTGAAGGAGGCGACGTAGTCGTCGGCGGGACGCACGAGGATGTCCTCGGCGCTGCCGATCTGGACGATGCGGCCGTCGCGCATGACGGCGATCCGGTCGCCGAGCCGCATGGCCTCGTTGAGGTCGTGGGTGATGAACACGATGGTCTTCTTGAGTTTCTTCTGGAGCTCGATGAGCTGGTCCTGCATGTCGCGGCGGATCAGCGGGTCGAGCGCGCTGAACGACTCGTCCATCAGCAGCAGGTCGGCGTCGGTGGCGAGCGCGCGGGCGAGGCCGACGCGCTGCTGCATCCCGCCGGACAGCTCGTCGGGCCAGGACTTCTCCCAGCCCGCGAGTCCGGCCAGCTCCAGGGCCTCGGTGGCGCGCTTCCTGCGCTCGGCGGCCGGTACGCCCTGGACCTCCAGGCCGTACGCCGCGTTCTCCAGGACGCTGCGGTGCGGGAAGAGCGCGAAGTGCTGGAAGACCATGCTGATCTTCTTCGAGCGGACCTCGCGCAGGTCACGGGCGCTGAGCGCGGTGAGGTCCTCACCGTCGAAGCGCACCTGTCCCGCGGTCGGTTCCAGAAGCCCGTTGAGCATGCGCAGCAGCGTGGACTTGCCGGATCCGGAGAGGCCCATGACGACGAAGATCTGGCCCGGGTCGACCGTGAAGGAGGCGTCGATCACTGCGGCGGTGGTGCCGTCGGCGCGCAGTTCCTCCCGGTCGGTTCCCTGGCGGAGTCGTTCCACCGCCTCTTCCGGTCGTCTCCCGAACACCTTGTACAGATGCTCGGCCTCAAGCCTGGATGACACGTGTGCCTCTCGTTCGGACGCTTCGATCGGTGTGATCGGTGCGACGGGTCAGATCGGTGCGACCGCTGTGATCGCCGTGATCGATGTGGTCGGTTGAACAAGCAACCGGGCGCTTCCCGAGGCCGCGCCTGCCCTCACTTACCCGGAGCAAACACAAGAGTGGTCCAGGTCACTGTCAGTGGCGTACGGCATGATGCGAGGCGTGACCAGACGCCTGATGCTGCTCGACACCGCCTCCCTGTACTTCCGGGCCTATTTCGGAGTCCCCGACTCGGTGAGGGCCCCCGACGGCACGCCCGTGAACGCCGTGCGCGGGCTGCTCGACTTCATCGACCGCCTGGTCAAGGACCACCGTCCGGACGACCTGGTGGCCTGCATGGACGCGGACTGGCGCCCGCAGTGGCGGGTGGACCTGATCCCCTCGTACAAGGCGCACCGGGTGGCCGTGGAGACCGAGACCGGTCCGGACGAGGAGGAGGTGCCGGACACGCTCTCCCCGCAGGTGCCTGTCATCGAGGACGTCCTGGACGCGCTGGGCATCGCGCGCGTGGGGGTCGAGGGGTACGAGGCGGACGACGTGATCGGCACGTTCACCGGACGCGCCACCGGCCCGGTCGACATCGTCACCGGCGACCGCGACCTGTACCAACTCGTGGACGACAAGCGGGGAGTGCGCGTCCTGTATCCCCTCAAGGGCGTCGGCACCCTCCAGCTCACCGACGAGACGTGGCTGCGCGAGAAGTACGGGGTCGACGGCTCGGGATACGCGGACCTGGCGCTGCTGCGCGGCGACCCGAGCGACGGCCTTCCGGGGGTGCCCGGGATCGGCGAGAAGACGGCGGCCAAGCTGCTCGACGCCTTCGGGGACCTGGCCGGGATCATGACCGCCGTGGACGACCCGAAGTCCGGGCTGACGCCCTCTCAGCGCAGGCGGCTCGACGAGTCCCGGCCCTACGTCGCCCTGGCACCCGAGGTCGTACGGGTCGCCGGTGACGTCCCGCTGCCCGACGTCGACACGGCGCTGCCGCACACCCCGCACGACCCGGCCGCCCTGGACGCGCTCGCGGCGCGCTGGGGCCTGGGCGGATCCCTGCAGCGTCTGCTCACGACGCTCGGCACCTGAGAAGCCCCGTCCCCACGGCGAGAACGGGGCGTCCGGGTGAGGGCATCGTCACTGTTTGGAGGGAGGCTCGATCCTCACCACGGGGGAACTCGAATTCCGGTACGAGGAGCGCGAAGGCCCCTCCTGCGAAGGGCGCCAACCGGGACAGGGATGCTAACTTAGGTGAGCCTAAGCATTGAACGAGGAGGCCGTCATGGCAGAGCGTCCGGCACGCAGGCCCAGGAAGCCCCACTCCGCGCACGTCGTGCGGACCGAGCGGCTCACTCCGCACATGCAGCGCATCGTCCTGGGCGGCGAGGGTCTCGCCGAGTTCACCGCGGGCACCTGCACCGACCACTATGTGAAGTTGCTCTTCGCCGCGGAGGGCGTCACCTATCCCGAGCCCTTCGACATGGAGCGGATCCGCGAGGAGTTCCCGCGCGAGCAGTGGCCCGTGACCCGGACGTACACCGTACGGGCCTGGGACCCCGAACTGCGCGAGCTGACGCTCGACTTCGTGGTCCACGGCGACGAGGGCCTGGCCGGCCCCTGGGCGGCCCGGGTCCAACCGGGCGAGACCGTACGGTTCATGGGCCCCGGCGGCGCGTACGCACCCGACGCGAGCGCCGACTGGCATCTGTTCGCCGGTGACGAGAGCGCGCTGCCCGCGATCGCCGCCGCGCTGGAGACGCTGCCGGAGGGCGCCGTGGCCCATGCCTTCCTGGAGGTCTCGGGCCGCGACGAGGAGCAGAAGATCGACTCCGACGTGGACGTGGTGTGGCTTCACCGCGGGGACCGGCCCGTCGGCGAGGCCCTGGTGGAGGCCGTGCGCGCGCTCGAGTTCCCGGAGGGCCGGATACACGCGTTCGTGCACGGCGAGGCGACCTTCGTGAAGGAGCTGCGCCGGCTGCTGCGGGTGGAGCGGGAGATCCCGCGCGAGGACCTGTCGATCTCCGGCTACTGGCGCCTGGGGCACAACGAGGACGGCTGGCAGGCGGCCAAGCGGGAGTGGAACGCGCAGGTGGAGGCGGAGCAGGAGCCGACCTCGGCGGCCGCTTCCTGAACCTCCCCGTACCGGGGCGCACGGCCCCCCGGTACGACCTGAGCGTACGGATCGACAGCCACACGGCCGCCGCGACGTGCGCGAGCGGCCCGCCCGCACGGCCGGGCACGACGCCCCGTCCGCGGTGCCCGGGCCTCGCCGGACGCGCCGCCACCCTCACCGGGTCGAGCGGCGGAAATGGGCGACGCCTCGCGTCCGGCCGGGCGTGCCGGACCGCGCCATCTTCCCGAAGAGGCTGCCGAGCGGGAACAGCCGGACCGCAGGCTGGATCAGTGTGATCAACGGGGGCGCGGACTCCCGCACGAACAGCGTGCGTTGACGTCCCGTCATGCGCGGGGCCGGGGAAACGACCACGCTCGCCGCGCACCCCGGTGAGGGCCGCGCCGTCGGCGCCTCGCACCTCGGCCCCGGCCTCCCGTGACACCGGCCCTCTGACAACGGCCCACGTACGCCCCGGCAGCCGGTGGGAGCGCCGTCCAACAGCGCACGGCCGGTCTCCCCGAGCGCCGCCCCCGGCGCCAGGCGCACGGCCCCGCCCCGGAGTTCGCCCTTGAGGGCGCCCGGGTCCCCCGACGACGTCACCGCCCTGGTCCGCGATCGCGACCGCCCGAGGGAGCCGGTCGGCCTCCCCCGGGCCGCGCGTGGTGAGCGGTGCGGTCAGCCCCGCTTCACCGACGAGGCAGACGACCTCGCCCCCCGTCGCGGGTACGCGCCCCGGGTTCCGGACAGGGGCGTGAGCACTTCGGCGCGACCCGGACACGGCCGCGTCACGCGAGCGAAACAGGGTCTCCCTAATTTCTGTCACCCGACAGGAATCCGCGCCGAAGGCAGGTGCCACCGTGACCACCACCGCCCCCTCCGACGTCCGCCCCGATCCGCCCCGCTCCCCCGACGACGGCTCGCTCACCCCGTTCGGCTACCGCCAGGAACTGCGGCGCAGCCTCGGCCGCTACGCCTCGTTCGCCGCCGGCTTCTCCTTCATCTCGGTGCTGACGACCGTCTTCCAGTTCTTCGCCTTCGGGTACGCGTTCGGCGGCCCGGTCTTCTTCTGGACCTGGCCGGCCGTCCTGGTGGGCCAGCTGACGGTCGCCGCCTGCTTCGCCGAACTGGCCGCGCGCTACCCGCTCTCGGGCGCGATCTACCAGTGGTCCTCGCGTCTGTCCAACCTCTCCTTCGGCTGGTTCGCCGGCTGGATCATGGTGATCGGACAGATCGTGGTGGTCGCCGCGGCGGCCCTCGCACTGCAGATGGTGCTGCCCGCGATCTGGTCCGGCTTCCAGCTGGTGGGCGACGATCCGGCGCCCACCAGCCCCGACGGCGCGGCGAACGCGGCGGTCCTCGGCGTCGTCCTGCTCGTCCTGACCACGCTGGTGAACGTCGTCGACAACCGTGTGATGTCGGTGATCAACCGCGTCGGCGTCACCGCCGAGATCATCGGCGCCGTTCTGATCATCGTTCTCCTGTTCACCCACTCCGAACGCTCCCCCGGCATCACCTTCCACCCGGGTGAGGGCGGATCGGGCCTGTTCGGGGCGCTGATGGTGGGCTCCTTCACGGCGGCCTACGTGATGATCGGCTTCGACAGCGCGGGCGAGATGAGCGAGGAGACACACAACCCGCGGCGCACCGCGCCCCGTACGATCCTCACCGCCCTCGGCGCGGCGGGTCTGCTCGGCGGACTGATCGTGCTCGGCGGCCTGCTGGCCGCGCCCAGCCTCACCGACGGGCACCTGGGCGTGGACGGTCTGAGCTACGTGCTGACCAGCAGCCTCGGGGACGGGGTGGGCCGGGCGCTGCTCGCCGACGTGGTGGTGGCCGTCGCGGTGGCGACGCTGGCGATCCAGACGGCCGCCTGCCGCATGCTCTTCTCGATGGCCCGGGACGGCCGGCTCCCCTTCTCCCGCCGGCTCGCGAGGGTCAACCCGCGCACCGGTATGCCGAGCGTCCCCGCCCTCACCGTCGGTGTCCTCGCCGCCGCCCTGCTGCTGCTCGACTTCGCCTCCCCCGAGGCCTTTCTGGCGATCGGCACCACCTGCATCGTGATGCTGTACCTGGCGTACGCGATGGTGACCGGGCCGATGCTGGTGCGCCGGCTGCGCGGCGAGTTCACCGCCGACGGGACAGACGAGACGGGCGCCCCGCTCTTCTCGCTGGGCCGCTGGGGCGTGCCGGTCAACGCGATCGCCCTCGTCTACGGTCTCCTCATGAGCGTCGACCTCGCGTGGCCGCGCGCCGCGGTGTACGACCCGGCGGGCGGACACTGGTACTTCCAGTGGTTCACCGTGCTGTTCCTGGGGTCGACCGTGCTCGCGGGTGCGGCCTACCGGGCGTACCGGGCGCGGACGACGGCGGCGGAGGCTCCCGAGGCGGCCCCGGCCTCGTACGCCTGAGCCCGGAGCGACCGCCCCGCCGCCGTCTCGTACGCCTGAGCCCGGAACGACCGCCCAGGCCTCCGCCTCGGACGTCTGAGCGGTGAGCGCCCCGGCCCGTCGCCGCCCGTAGGCTTGAGCGGGTGAGACGCAAGC
This window encodes:
- a CDS encoding helical backbone metal receptor, encoding MTGTTSIGAPRVVSLVPSLTEAVAVTVPGALAGATDWCSHPPGLDVVRVGGTKNPRVDRIVELRPDLVVANEEENRGPDLDALRAAGIEVLVTEVRDVPGALRELDRVLTACGARTRPRWLDEAESVWTGLPDPERRTAAVVPIWRRPWMVLGRDTFAGDVLARLGVDNVYARHEDRYPRIPLAELRAAAPELVVLPDEPYRFTAEDGPEAFGDVPCALVDGRHLTWYGPSLARAPRVLGEALRVP
- a CDS encoding helix-turn-helix domain-containing protein gives rise to the protein MGDHKEQPLRVGAAVRRRRRALELTLAVVAERSGLSVPFLSQVENERARPSRGSLERVADALGTTAVELLAAADPACSVDVVRAEDGADCASEARTRPLVRGHHQLHATEFVGDHEEGRELQHRNDKLMYVADGAVEVEAEGRAHRLGRGDTLYLTGGVRHRWRATVPDTRVIVVEVADHIEAVEERHGFGRR
- a CDS encoding ABC transporter permease/substrate binding protein, producing the protein MPRIPFGDWVNDVVDWLLNHMAWLFDFLKTVFSGTYDGINAVLQAPQPLLLAGIFAVIAFWLRGTSAGVLTFVGFAFIDSLELWEDAMVTLSLVLVATLIALVVSVPVGIWAARSDRVSGIVRPVLDFMQTLPAMIYLIPAILFFGTGAPAGIVATLIFALAPGVRMTELGIRQVDKELVEAADAFGTTPRDTLLRIQLPLALPTVMAGVNQVIMLGLSMAAIAGMVGTGGLGGDVNEAIGQLNVGLGSEAGVAIVILAIYLDRMTGALGTQVSPLGRRAAAKLRAAQGLRIWSYRPRPAVAVVGVVVLALVAGGMGIFGGTDSTSTAADGENVGQGKKISIGYIPWDEGVASTFLWKEILEERGFDVDTKQFDAGPLYTSLAQGDVDFETDSWLPTTHAEYWKKYGKQLDDLGSWYGPTSLELSVPSYMKGIDSLEDLKGKAGTFGGKITGIESSAGMMGLLKSKVLKEYGLDKEYKVVDSSTPAMLAELKRAYAKKQPVVVTLWSPHWAYSDYDLKKLKDPKGAWGKGDGVHTLSRKGFAQDNPVVGRWLKNFKMTEKQLTGLEAEINKVGKGKQQDAVRAWLKKNPGVVDKLAPTGKASAAPAEAKRPLDVAWFPWDEDVAVSYLWKNVLARRGYQLNLKQMDVGPVYTGLASGDLDLNFDAWLPYAQSNYWDQHKNDLKDLGTWYAPTSLEIAVPSYVKGVKSLADLKGKAGTFDGKIIGIEPGTGEMNLLKKKVLPGYGLDKEYKVVDGSTPAMLAELKRAYAKKQPVAVVLWSPHWAYSEYKLTKLADDKKLFGEGNTIRTISSEKFPEQYPQLARWIKNFKMSEGELGTLESEIKQRGQGHEEDAVAAWLKEHPDVVDRMAPR
- a CDS encoding glycine betaine/L-proline ABC transporter ATP-binding protein gives rise to the protein MSSRLEAEHLYKVFGRRPEEAVERLRQGTDREELRADGTTAAVIDASFTVDPGQIFVVMGLSGSGKSTLLRMLNGLLEPTAGQVRFDGEDLTALSARDLREVRSKKISMVFQHFALFPHRSVLENAAYGLEVQGVPAAERRKRATEALELAGLAGWEKSWPDELSGGMQQRVGLARALATDADLLLMDESFSALDPLIRRDMQDQLIELQKKLKKTIVFITHDLNEAMRLGDRIAVMRDGRIVQIGSAEDILVRPADDYVASFTQDVDRSRVLTAGAVMDTDVHGDEADCDCETALPDTSFVDLCAISARLTHPVAVLDPQGELVGVVPRRRLVAFLGDEQDTPGRCEQPRGEAVTADA
- a CDS encoding 5'-3' exonuclease, producing MRGVTRRLMLLDTASLYFRAYFGVPDSVRAPDGTPVNAVRGLLDFIDRLVKDHRPDDLVACMDADWRPQWRVDLIPSYKAHRVAVETETGPDEEEVPDTLSPQVPVIEDVLDALGIARVGVEGYEADDVIGTFTGRATGPVDIVTGDRDLYQLVDDKRGVRVLYPLKGVGTLQLTDETWLREKYGVDGSGYADLALLRGDPSDGLPGVPGIGEKTAAKLLDAFGDLAGIMTAVDDPKSGLTPSQRRRLDESRPYVALAPEVVRVAGDVPLPDVDTALPHTPHDPAALDALAARWGLGGSLQRLLTTLGT
- a CDS encoding siderophore-interacting protein, coding for MAERPARRPRKPHSAHVVRTERLTPHMQRIVLGGEGLAEFTAGTCTDHYVKLLFAAEGVTYPEPFDMERIREEFPREQWPVTRTYTVRAWDPELRELTLDFVVHGDEGLAGPWAARVQPGETVRFMGPGGAYAPDASADWHLFAGDESALPAIAAALETLPEGAVAHAFLEVSGRDEEQKIDSDVDVVWLHRGDRPVGEALVEAVRALEFPEGRIHAFVHGEATFVKELRRLLRVEREIPREDLSISGYWRLGHNEDGWQAAKREWNAQVEAEQEPTSAAAS
- a CDS encoding amino acid permease yields the protein MTTTAPSDVRPDPPRSPDDGSLTPFGYRQELRRSLGRYASFAAGFSFISVLTTVFQFFAFGYAFGGPVFFWTWPAVLVGQLTVAACFAELAARYPLSGAIYQWSSRLSNLSFGWFAGWIMVIGQIVVVAAAALALQMVLPAIWSGFQLVGDDPAPTSPDGAANAAVLGVVLLVLTTLVNVVDNRVMSVINRVGVTAEIIGAVLIIVLLFTHSERSPGITFHPGEGGSGLFGALMVGSFTAAYVMIGFDSAGEMSEETHNPRRTAPRTILTALGAAGLLGGLIVLGGLLAAPSLTDGHLGVDGLSYVLTSSLGDGVGRALLADVVVAVAVATLAIQTAACRMLFSMARDGRLPFSRRLARVNPRTGMPSVPALTVGVLAAALLLLDFASPEAFLAIGTTCIVMLYLAYAMVTGPMLVRRLRGEFTADGTDETGAPLFSLGRWGVPVNAIALVYGLLMSVDLAWPRAAVYDPAGGHWYFQWFTVLFLGSTVLAGAAYRAYRARTTAAEAPEAAPASYA